The following proteins are co-located in the Hydrogenophaga sp. RAC07 genome:
- a CDS encoding ABC transporter permease, producing the protein MSESSHRRFFLGVLLAPALLWLLGLVILPHVELLVLSLQARTGPGEYALSLEQYRTFVDEPLYWNTFVRTATLSVLATVLTLLLAFPAAWYIAKVARGRAKTVLLVLCLLPFWVSEMVRTLGWLILLRETGVVSSLLQGLGLASAPVELLYRDSTILVGLVYASLLFMVIPLVNSLESLDDSLIEAAYDLGGSTANIVRRIVIPHAAPGIAAGCIVVFMLCLGNYLTPTLLGGKNSLWFTEQIYTQFITRFNWNQGAAFGFLLLFLSTVLVWLGLKLTGQRFGAVMKT; encoded by the coding sequence ATGAGTGAAAGCAGCCACCGCCGCTTCTTCCTCGGGGTGCTGCTCGCGCCGGCGCTGCTGTGGTTGCTGGGCCTGGTGATCCTGCCGCACGTGGAGCTGCTGGTGCTGTCGCTGCAGGCGCGCACCGGGCCGGGCGAATACGCGCTCAGCCTTGAGCAGTACCGCACCTTCGTGGACGAGCCGCTGTACTGGAACACCTTCGTGCGCACCGCCACGCTCTCGGTGCTGGCCACGGTGCTTACTTTGTTGCTGGCGTTTCCCGCCGCCTGGTACATCGCCAAGGTGGCGCGCGGGCGCGCCAAGACGGTGCTGCTGGTGCTGTGCCTGCTGCCGTTCTGGGTGAGCGAAATGGTGCGCACGCTGGGTTGGCTGATCCTGCTGCGCGAGACCGGCGTGGTCTCCAGCCTGTTGCAAGGCCTGGGTCTGGCCAGTGCGCCGGTCGAGCTGCTCTACCGAGACAGCACCATCCTGGTCGGCCTGGTCTACGCCTCGCTGCTGTTCATGGTGATCCCGCTGGTCAACAGCCTGGAGAGCCTGGACGACAGCCTGATCGAAGCCGCCTATGACCTCGGCGGCAGCACCGCGAACATCGTGCGCCGCATCGTCATTCCGCACGCGGCGCCCGGCATCGCGGCCGGGTGCATCGTGGTCTTCATGCTGTGCCTGGGCAACTACCTCACGCCCACGCTGCTGGGTGGCAAGAACTCGCTGTGGTTCACCGAGCAGATCTACACCCAGTTCATCACACGCTTCAACTGGAACCAGGGCGCGGCCTTCGGTTTCCTGTTGCTGTTCCTGTCCACCGTGCTGGTGTGGTTGGGCCTCAAACTCACGGGCCAGCGTTTCGGTGCGGTCATGAAAACCTGA
- the mnmA gene encoding tRNA 2-thiouridine(34) synthase MnmA, with the protein MANKQRVVVGLSGGVDSAVSAYLLKQQGHEVIGIFMKNWEDDDNSEYCSSNIDFVDAASVADVLGIEIEHVNFAAEYKDRVFAEFLREYQAGRTPNPDILCNAEIKFKAFLDHAMRLGAGKIATGHYARVRERNGSFELLKGLDPLKDQSYFLHRLNQAQLSKTLFPVGELPKTEVRRIAAEIKLPNAKKKDSTGICFIGERPFRDFLNRYIAKEPGPIKDEKGRVLGQHVGLSFYTLGQRQGLGIGGVKAKGAQKGGNDHAPWFVARKDMASNTLWVVQGHDHPWLLTLKLSAQDVSWVAGHAPQGGEVGAKTRYRQADAPCALQPQGDSQFDLRFKEPQWAVTPGQSAVIYDGEVCLGGGVITTDAASA; encoded by the coding sequence ATGGCAAACAAGCAGCGTGTGGTGGTGGGATTGAGCGGTGGCGTGGACTCCGCGGTGAGTGCGTACCTGCTCAAGCAGCAAGGGCATGAAGTCATCGGCATCTTCATGAAGAACTGGGAAGACGACGACAACAGCGAATACTGTTCGTCCAACATCGACTTCGTGGACGCCGCCAGCGTGGCCGACGTGCTCGGGATCGAGATCGAACACGTCAACTTCGCGGCCGAGTACAAGGACCGCGTGTTCGCCGAATTCCTGCGCGAGTACCAGGCCGGGCGCACGCCCAACCCCGACATCCTGTGCAACGCCGAGATCAAGTTCAAGGCCTTCCTCGACCACGCCATGCGCCTGGGCGCCGGGAAGATCGCCACCGGCCACTACGCCCGGGTGCGGGAGCGCAACGGGTCGTTCGAGTTGCTCAAGGGACTCGATCCGCTGAAAGACCAGAGCTACTTTCTGCACCGCCTGAACCAGGCGCAGCTGAGCAAGACGCTGTTCCCGGTGGGGGAGCTGCCCAAGACCGAGGTGCGCCGCATCGCGGCCGAGATCAAGCTGCCCAACGCGAAGAAGAAGGACAGCACCGGCATCTGTTTCATTGGCGAGCGGCCGTTCCGTGACTTCCTCAACCGCTACATCGCCAAGGAGCCCGGTCCGATCAAGGACGAAAAGGGCCGGGTGCTGGGCCAGCACGTGGGACTGAGCTTCTACACGCTGGGTCAGAGACAAGGGCTCGGGATCGGTGGCGTCAAGGCCAAGGGCGCACAGAAGGGGGGCAACGACCACGCCCCCTGGTTTGTGGCGCGCAAGGACATGGCGAGCAACACCTTGTGGGTGGTGCAGGGTCACGACCATCCCTGGCTGCTCACGCTGAAGCTGAGCGCGCAGGACGTGAGCTGGGTGGCTGGCCATGCGCCGCAGGGTGGCGAGGTGGGCGCCAAGACGCGTTACCGCCAGGCCGACGCGCCGTGTGCGCTGCAGCCGCAAGGCGACAGCCAGTTCGACTTGCGGTTCAAGGAGCCGCAATGGGCCGTGACGCCGGGGCAGAGCGCGGTGATCTACGACGGCGAGGTCTGCCTGGGGGGTGGGGTGATCACCACCGACGCGGCCAGCGCCTGA
- a CDS encoding cytochrome b/b6 domain-containing protein: MSTVASRRVWDPLVRVFHWSLVACVLLNLLVVDDGEDLHQWLGYAAAALVGVRVVWGFIGPRHARFADFFPTPRRVVHHVRALLGGASEHHWGHNPLGALMVFALLAMVLMLGLTGWMQTLDLFWGEEWLQDLHEGLGEWLLPMVGLHAAATIVMGRIERTRLVKAMVTGVKERY; this comes from the coding sequence GTGAGCACCGTTGCGTCCAGGCGGGTCTGGGACCCGCTGGTCCGCGTCTTCCACTGGTCGCTGGTGGCCTGCGTGCTGCTCAACCTCCTGGTGGTCGACGACGGAGAAGACCTGCACCAATGGCTGGGCTACGCCGCTGCGGCCTTGGTGGGTGTGCGTGTGGTGTGGGGCTTCATCGGCCCGCGTCACGCGCGTTTTGCCGACTTCTTTCCGACACCGCGGCGCGTGGTCCACCACGTGCGCGCGCTGCTCGGCGGCGCCAGCGAACACCACTGGGGCCACAACCCGCTGGGGGCCTTGATGGTGTTCGCCCTTCTGGCCATGGTGCTCATGCTCGGCCTCACCGGCTGGATGCAGACGCTTGACCTCTTCTGGGGCGAAGAGTGGCTGCAGGATCTGCACGAAGGCCTGGGCGAGTGGCTGCTGCCCATGGTGGGCCTGCACGCGGCGGCGACCATCGTCATGGGCCGCATCGAGCGCACGCGGCTCGTCAAGGCCATGGTCACGGGCGTGAAGGAACGCTACTGA
- a CDS encoding ABC transporter permease codes for MIPSLPRPLAQRIGLNAFVLAFFVFLFVPLAVVAIFAFNNAPYPTPPWLGFTLDWFVADNDSRTGLLFDAELIQSLGTSAWVATWVTVLSVGVGTCNAFLLERFDFPGKNAIALLSMLPLVIPGVILGISILAFASRIANFADETWGLELDFLRPGLPLVILGQFCYIVTIATLTISASLRRFDRTLEEAAYNLGASRAAVLWTITLPYLRPSMIGAAAMAFLMSFENFNTTLMLVGSDSPLTVLMYSRMREGATPVLNAISLFLMMASALLALMLLWRKAPERAEGH; via the coding sequence ATGATCCCCAGCCTGCCCCGACCGTTGGCACAACGCATTGGCCTCAACGCCTTCGTGCTCGCGTTCTTCGTGTTCCTGTTCGTGCCGCTGGCCGTGGTGGCCATCTTCGCGTTCAACAATGCGCCCTACCCCACGCCGCCCTGGTTGGGCTTCACGCTCGACTGGTTCGTGGCCGACAACGACAGCCGCACCGGCCTGCTGTTCGACGCCGAATTGATCCAGAGCCTGGGCACCAGTGCGTGGGTGGCGACCTGGGTCACGGTGCTCTCGGTCGGCGTGGGCACCTGCAACGCTTTTCTGCTGGAGCGTTTCGACTTTCCCGGCAAGAACGCCATCGCCTTGCTGAGCATGTTGCCGCTGGTGATCCCGGGCGTGATCCTGGGCATCTCCATCCTTGCGTTCGCCAGCCGCATCGCCAACTTTGCCGACGAGACCTGGGGCCTGGAACTGGACTTCCTGCGCCCCGGTCTGCCGCTGGTGATCCTGGGGCAGTTCTGCTACATCGTCACCATCGCCACGCTCACCATCTCGGCCAGCCTGCGCCGCTTCGACCGCACCCTCGAAGAGGCCGCCTACAACCTCGGCGCCAGCCGCGCTGCGGTGCTGTGGACCATCACCCTGCCGTACCTGCGCCCCAGCATGATCGGCGCGGCCGCCATGGCCTTTCTCATGTCCTTCGAGAACTTCAACACCACGCTGATGCTGGTGGGCTCCGACTCGCCGCTCACCGTGTTGATGTACAGCCGCATGCGCGAAGGTGCCACACCGGTGCTCAATGCCATCAGCCTCTTCCTCATGATGGCCTCGGCCCTGCTGGCGCTGATGCTGTTGTGGCGCAAGGCACCCGAACGCGCCGAAGGCCATTGA
- a CDS encoding response regulator, with product MTTPTKPRVLCVDDEPGVLRSLHALLSDRFDVFSATHADEGLALMRHSGFDVVISDQRMPGMPGMPGTEFLEQVKELSPQTMRLLLTGHAEYTDVLRSVNDSEVFRYIHKPWDNQHLLDMVTYAATVAREVPLRRPATRHTNPVAQAPTDPDLRFGSDIEAVLLMDEDPTTEHLLRTALGQDMLLLWARSPGEAVSLMHRHKVAVIVADTHSGTSATLNLIRAVKRSSPNIVAVMHAADCDSATIGRLINEGQIFRFMSKPAGPACMGRTIQAALEKHRQLMAQPSSVARHALDISRLAAFARSRHDPVDGVPSAARGWMAWAEPAPLAVSGRLWSRRSGMRWLRRLLRHT from the coding sequence ATGACCACCCCCACCAAACCCCGCGTCCTGTGTGTGGACGATGAACCCGGCGTGCTGCGCTCGCTACACGCCTTGCTGAGCGACCGTTTCGACGTGTTCTCCGCCACCCATGCCGACGAAGGCCTGGCGCTGATGCGCCACAGCGGGTTCGACGTCGTGATCAGCGACCAGCGCATGCCCGGCATGCCCGGCATGCCCGGCACCGAGTTCCTGGAGCAGGTCAAGGAATTGTCGCCCCAGACCATGCGCCTGTTGCTCACCGGCCATGCCGAATACACCGACGTGCTGCGATCGGTCAACGACAGCGAGGTGTTCCGGTACATCCACAAGCCCTGGGACAACCAGCACCTGCTGGACATGGTGACCTACGCCGCCACCGTGGCGCGGGAAGTGCCGCTGCGGCGGCCCGCGACCCGCCACACCAACCCCGTCGCCCAGGCACCGACGGACCCGGATCTTCGGTTCGGCAGCGACATTGAAGCCGTGTTGCTGATGGACGAGGACCCGACCACCGAGCACCTGCTGCGAACGGCGCTGGGGCAGGACATGCTGCTGCTGTGGGCGCGCAGCCCGGGCGAAGCGGTGAGCCTGATGCACCGCCACAAGGTGGCCGTGATCGTGGCCGACACCCACTCGGGCACCAGCGCAACGCTGAACCTGATCCGCGCCGTGAAGCGCAGCAGCCCCAACATCGTGGCCGTCATGCACGCTGCCGACTGCGACAGCGCCACCATCGGCCGCCTGATCAACGAGGGCCAGATCTTTCGCTTCATGTCCAAACCCGCCGGGCCGGCCTGCATGGGCCGGACCATCCAGGCGGCCCTGGAGAAGCACCGCCAGCTGATGGCGCAACCATCGAGCGTCGCGCGCCACGCGCTCGACATCTCCCGCCTGGCGGCCTTTGCGCGTTCCCGACACGATCCTGTGGATGGTGTGCCATCCGCCGCCCGGGGCTGGATGGCGTGGGCCGAACCCGCGCCGCTGGCCGTGTCCGGTCGGCTGTGGTCCCGGCGCTCGGGCATGCGCTGGCTCAGGCGTCTGTTGCGCCACACCTGA
- a CDS encoding PepSY domain-containing protein translates to MKSVVLSALLLAVAGAAVAGPACNAPKEKWMPEAAFKKDVEAQGYQIKTFKVSKGQCYEIYGTDKAGKKVEIYFDPVSGKAIEQK, encoded by the coding sequence ATGAAATCTGTTGTTCTCTCCGCGCTTCTTCTCGCCGTGGCAGGCGCCGCCGTGGCAGGCCCTGCCTGCAACGCGCCCAAAGAAAAGTGGATGCCCGAGGCGGCGTTCAAGAAGGATGTGGAAGCCCAGGGCTACCAGATCAAGACCTTCAAGGTGAGCAAGGGCCAGTGCTACGAGATCTACGGTACCGACAAGGCCGGCAAGAAGGTCGAGATCTACTTTGATCCCGTGAGTGGCAAGGCCATCGAGCAGAAGTGA
- a CDS encoding sensor histidine kinase: MLSGLYFGLVMGLFAYNLFLYLLIRERVYLHYLGCVLALTLSQLANTGLGAQWVWPAWAASSTFINNLAIACSAALAMLFVRAFLKTRQAAPRIDRWLRGSAGAWLVVLLGLPFLDNVIAGYILGPAGFLTVVFLTLITWDAVRARRPGAQYFALAWVTLFLAGALFALFRLGAFPHHPVLANIMMMGSSLELVLLSFALADRIRSDRLAKERAFADRTAATVRHDAAQRALAEKSSFMATVTHDIQQPLYAMRLAMQSLVDAPAAPQLDAPLAQIRSAMQLADDLLGSLAMVVQLDRADLTPSITRHSVQKMLERVELLFEPLARQRDLDWRVTPCVAWVRSDPMLLQRMVCNLVANAIRYTERGGVLLSCRVRRTGLLLQVWDTGPGIAPEEQDAVFEEYFRGGAAQSGESGLGLGLSIVRRCALLLDIQLSLRSVVGRGTCFQLLVPLAPPNE, translated from the coding sequence GTGTTGTCCGGTCTGTATTTCGGACTGGTGATGGGGCTGTTTGCCTACAACCTGTTTCTCTACCTGCTCATACGCGAGCGTGTTTACCTCCATTACCTTGGGTGCGTCCTCGCCCTGACATTGAGCCAGTTGGCCAACACCGGACTGGGTGCGCAGTGGGTGTGGCCCGCGTGGGCAGCTTCCAGCACGTTCATCAACAACCTGGCCATCGCCTGTTCGGCCGCGCTGGCGATGTTGTTCGTGCGCGCGTTTCTCAAGACGCGCCAGGCCGCGCCACGCATCGACCGGTGGTTGCGCGGCAGTGCTGGGGCCTGGCTGGTCGTGCTGTTGGGGCTGCCTTTTCTGGACAACGTGATCGCGGGGTACATCCTGGGCCCGGCCGGCTTTCTCACGGTCGTCTTCCTGACGCTGATCACGTGGGACGCGGTGCGCGCACGCCGGCCCGGCGCGCAGTATTTCGCCCTGGCCTGGGTCACCCTGTTTCTGGCGGGCGCCCTGTTCGCCCTGTTCCGGCTCGGGGCCTTTCCTCACCATCCTGTGCTGGCCAACATCATGATGATGGGCTCTTCGCTCGAACTGGTTCTGTTGTCGTTCGCGCTGGCCGACCGGATACGCTCGGATCGTCTGGCCAAGGAAAGAGCCTTTGCCGACAGGACCGCTGCGACTGTCAGACACGACGCAGCCCAGCGTGCCCTGGCTGAAAAGTCCAGCTTCATGGCCACGGTGACGCACGACATCCAGCAACCGCTCTATGCCATGCGGCTGGCCATGCAGAGCCTGGTGGATGCGCCGGCCGCCCCCCAGCTGGACGCGCCGCTCGCGCAAATCCGCTCGGCCATGCAGTTGGCCGACGACCTGCTGGGTTCCCTGGCCATGGTGGTTCAGCTCGATCGCGCCGATCTCACACCTTCCATCACACGCCATTCCGTGCAGAAGATGCTCGAGCGAGTTGAGTTGCTCTTCGAACCGCTGGCGCGGCAACGCGATCTCGATTGGCGCGTCACCCCTTGCGTCGCTTGGGTGAGGAGCGACCCCATGTTGCTGCAGCGCATGGTGTGCAATCTGGTGGCCAATGCGATTCGGTACACCGAGCGGGGTGGTGTGTTGCTGTCGTGCCGCGTGCGTCGCACGGGCCTGCTGCTGCAGGTCTGGGACACCGGGCCAGGCATCGCACCCGAAGAACAGGATGCCGTCTTCGAGGAATACTTCAGGGGCGGTGCCGCACAGTCGGGTGAATCGGGTCTGGGGCTCGGGCTGTCCATCGTGCGTCGGTGTGCCCTCCTGCTGGACATCCAGCTGAGCCTGCGCTCGGTGGTCGGGCGGGGCACTTGCTTTCAGTTGCTGGTGCCGTTGGCGCCTCCCAACGAATGA
- a CDS encoding NUDIX hydrolase: protein MNTRWKPSVTVAAVIERDGRYLLIEEHTPEGLRLNNPAGHLDPGESPAQGVVRETLEETTHRFTPTALVGVYLSRFQRAGQSPADDEDITYLRFAFCGELGNAVPGLSLDTGIVRTLWLTPDEVRASAARHRSPLVLRCMEDHLAGLRYPMDLVQTDASVMHNPPRG from the coding sequence ATGAATACACGATGGAAACCCAGTGTCACCGTGGCGGCCGTCATTGAGCGCGATGGCAGGTATCTGCTGATTGAAGAACACACGCCGGAGGGACTGCGCCTGAACAACCCGGCAGGACACCTCGACCCCGGAGAGAGCCCGGCCCAGGGAGTGGTGCGCGAAACGCTGGAAGAAACCACCCACCGGTTCACGCCCACGGCGCTGGTGGGCGTGTACCTCTCGCGGTTTCAGCGGGCAGGTCAGAGCCCCGCAGACGACGAGGACATCACATACCTGCGGTTTGCCTTTTGCGGAGAGCTGGGGAATGCGGTGCCGGGGCTCAGTCTGGACACCGGCATCGTGCGCACGCTGTGGCTCACGCCCGACGAAGTGCGCGCCAGTGCCGCGCGACACCGCAGCCCGCTGGTGCTGCGCTGCATGGAAGACCACCTCGCGGGCCTGCGGTACCCGATGGATCTGGTGCAGACCGATGCGTCGGTGATGCACAACCCGCCTCGCGGCTGA
- a CDS encoding DUF3422 family protein — protein MNLPLTAASGPSFPGALPPDDALREELHNEVHARPSARIHLPALIVFVAVLNEGVSREQEWTHLKQLPGQDDLTLEQMQGNFLRLRLNEHTLKWERHTEFTRYSIVQHLPEGAGLGATDPVLLDKLVTPPGWLRGIPGRTVAAIKLVMLHCELPEQTPAAQARLMEPAQQWFGGRTVVASQIGGGHSWALTDFRLHPSGFERMLVLTPPGTTDTRAGRISQRLLELETYRLMALRGLPVAKTLGPTLSAAEAQLATITAQLENKSTSEQELLDQLVSLAARVERATAENTYRFAATRAYDAVVTQRIAELREKPIPGTQTIGEFMQRRLSPAMATVAASAQRLTSLSERVSRTSALLRTRVDIVTEAQNQELLAKLTRGQELQLQLQATVEGLSIAAISYYVISLLLYIAKGAKAAGLPIQPEMAAGAMVPLVLWVVWRTTRRIHARLNAPSKAP, from the coding sequence ATGAATCTGCCCCTCACCGCGGCCAGTGGCCCTTCATTCCCGGGCGCCCTGCCCCCCGACGACGCGCTGCGCGAGGAGCTGCACAACGAGGTGCATGCCAGGCCCTCGGCACGCATCCACTTGCCCGCGCTGATCGTGTTCGTGGCGGTGCTCAACGAGGGTGTGAGCCGCGAGCAGGAATGGACCCACCTCAAGCAGTTGCCCGGGCAGGACGATCTGACGCTGGAGCAGATGCAGGGCAACTTCCTGCGCCTGCGGCTGAACGAACACACGCTGAAGTGGGAGCGCCACACCGAGTTCACCCGCTACTCCATCGTGCAGCACCTGCCCGAGGGCGCCGGGCTGGGCGCCACCGACCCGGTGCTGCTGGACAAGCTGGTCACACCCCCCGGATGGTTGCGCGGCATTCCCGGGCGCACGGTGGCCGCCATCAAGCTCGTGATGCTGCATTGCGAGCTGCCCGAACAAACGCCTGCAGCGCAGGCCAGGCTCATGGAGCCGGCCCAGCAGTGGTTTGGTGGACGCACCGTGGTCGCCTCGCAGATCGGCGGCGGGCATTCCTGGGCCCTGACCGATTTCCGCCTGCACCCCTCGGGCTTCGAGCGCATGCTGGTGCTCACGCCACCGGGCACCACCGACACACGCGCCGGCCGCATTTCTCAGCGGCTGCTGGAGCTGGAAACCTACCGCCTCATGGCCCTGCGGGGCCTGCCGGTGGCCAAGACACTGGGGCCCACCTTGAGCGCGGCCGAAGCGCAGCTCGCCACCATCACCGCGCAACTCGAGAACAAGTCCACCTCCGAACAGGAACTGCTGGACCAGCTGGTCTCGCTGGCGGCCCGGGTGGAGCGCGCCACCGCCGAGAACACCTACCGCTTCGCCGCCACGCGCGCCTACGACGCGGTGGTCACGCAGCGCATTGCCGAACTGCGCGAAAAGCCGATTCCGGGCACGCAGACCATCGGCGAATTCATGCAGCGCCGGCTCTCGCCGGCTATGGCCACGGTGGCGGCCAGCGCACAGCGCCTGACCTCGCTGTCAGAACGTGTCTCGCGCACCAGCGCGCTGCTGCGCACACGGGTCGACATCGTCACCGAAGCGCAAAACCAGGAGCTGCTGGCCAAGCTCACGCGCGGGCAGGAACTGCAGCTGCAACTGCAGGCGACGGTGGAAGGCCTGTCGATCGCGGCCATCTCGTACTACGTGATCAGCCTGCTGCTCTACATCGCCAAGGGCGCCAAGGCGGCGGGCCTGCCGATCCAGCCGGAGATGGCGGCGGGTGCGATGGTGCCGCTGGTGCTGTGGGTGGTGTGGCGCACCACGCGGCGCATCCATGCGCGCCTGAATGCACCGTCGAAAGCGCCTTGA
- a CDS encoding 7TMR-DISMED2 domain-containing protein: MTSQVDALSLTDRLEFLVDGAGDWQPTKPPPGAGFTPLNGRWNRDNFGTREAHMWSRTTLNTGDTGGGDWLWVVANPHLDRVDVLVLLDGQTVARWSGGNASPGRADAVRVHPFLLSQLALKAGTEYTVYMHVHSRGVFYVPVSLWRPRAFWQADQVR, encoded by the coding sequence TTGACGAGCCAGGTCGACGCGCTGTCCCTCACCGACCGGCTGGAGTTTCTTGTTGACGGCGCAGGAGATTGGCAGCCCACCAAGCCACCACCGGGCGCCGGGTTCACACCGCTGAACGGGCGATGGAACCGTGACAATTTCGGTACCCGTGAGGCGCACATGTGGTCCAGGACCACCCTCAACACCGGCGATACGGGCGGGGGCGACTGGCTCTGGGTGGTGGCGAACCCACATCTTGACCGGGTCGATGTGCTCGTGTTGCTCGACGGCCAGACTGTGGCGCGCTGGAGCGGCGGCAACGCATCGCCTGGACGCGCAGACGCCGTTCGAGTGCATCCCTTCCTGCTGTCACAGCTTGCGCTGAAAGCCGGCACCGAATACACGGTGTACATGCACGTGCACTCACGCGGCGTCTTCTACGTTCCCGTGAGCCTGTGGCGACCCCGGGCGTTCTGGCAAGCGGATCAGGTGCGCTAA
- a CDS encoding ABC transporter ATP-binding protein, with translation MPTPGTASPGDNDLEVLAVDKRYGAFAAVQALSFKVRRGSFFSILGPSGCGKTTLLRMIAGFIAPDSGDLRIKGASMLGVPPNRRPVNMVFQHLALFPMMSVGENIAYGLERRGLKSPAVKAKVTDMLQRVGLPGSADKRIDQLSGGQKQRVAIARSLVLEPTLLLLDEPLGALDLKLREHMKVELKQLQAEIGTTFVYITHDQSEALVMSDQVAVMNQGRFEQVGSPQQLYYQPATSFVAGFVGNNNRFEGRVEQVDGAQVQLRTGSGMALWAQAVGSIAAGQAAVVFVRPEAIEIGRSPRELPAGDPAWSAVVDSVLFDGGNSTVQVREARSNTPLHIALPLTGRLADLKAGETVHFAYQSAQAWCFAA, from the coding sequence GTGCCCACACCCGGCACCGCCTCCCCCGGCGACAACGATCTCGAGGTGCTCGCCGTCGACAAACGCTATGGCGCGTTTGCGGCGGTGCAGGCCTTGAGTTTCAAAGTTCGCCGTGGCTCGTTCTTCTCCATCCTCGGCCCCTCGGGTTGCGGCAAGACGACGCTGCTGCGCATGATCGCGGGCTTCATCGCGCCCGACAGCGGCGACCTGCGCATCAAGGGTGCGTCCATGCTGGGCGTGCCGCCCAACCGACGGCCGGTGAACATGGTGTTCCAGCACCTGGCGCTGTTTCCCATGATGAGCGTGGGCGAGAACATCGCCTACGGGCTGGAGCGCCGCGGCCTGAAAAGTCCGGCCGTCAAGGCCAAGGTCACCGACATGCTGCAACGCGTGGGCCTGCCCGGCAGCGCCGACAAACGCATCGACCAGCTCTCGGGCGGGCAGAAGCAGCGCGTGGCCATTGCGCGCTCGCTGGTGCTGGAGCCGACCCTGCTGCTGCTCGACGAACCGCTGGGCGCGCTCGACCTGAAACTGCGCGAGCACATGAAGGTGGAGCTCAAGCAGCTGCAGGCCGAGATCGGCACCACGTTTGTCTACATCACGCACGACCAGTCGGAGGCGCTGGTGATGTCGGACCAGGTGGCGGTGATGAACCAGGGCCGGTTCGAGCAGGTCGGCAGCCCGCAGCAGCTGTACTACCAGCCCGCCACGTCCTTCGTGGCGGGGTTTGTGGGCAACAACAACCGGTTTGAAGGACGGGTGGAGCAAGTGGACGGTGCCCAGGTGCAGTTGCGCACCGGCAGTGGCATGGCGCTGTGGGCGCAGGCGGTGGGCAGCATCGCCGCGGGCCAGGCCGCGGTGGTCTTCGTGCGGCCCGAGGCCATCGAAATCGGCCGCAGCCCACGTGAGCTGCCGGCTGGCGACCCGGCCTGGAGCGCGGTGGTCGACAGCGTGCTGTTCGACGGCGGCAACTCCACCGTGCAGGTGCGCGAGGCGCGCAGCAACACGCCCCTGCACATCGCACTTCCCCTCACCGGGCGCCTGGCCGACCTGAAGGCGGGCGAGACGGTGCACTTCGCCTACCAGAGCGCGCAGGCCTGGTGTTTCGCGGCCTGA
- a CDS encoding extracellular solute-binding protein: MNRSFHRIALATLVLCVTTGATAQDKTLRLLTWGGYAPKEVVEQFTKETGIKVEVTLSNNEEMISKLRATAGAGFDLVQPSQDRIAGPQTEFKIYKAMDLKKIKSELFIPSMLDATKKNTTVAGKVYGVPHIWGTDGLVVNTKTSKATDYADLCAAENAGKVSMRLKRPTLIAMAFASGKDPFALYNNPKAYTALMDDMGKKLAECKKNVKFYWDGKDQLLAGIRSGELTTAMMWDTGGWELNKANPDIKFVAPKSGALGWVDTFALPAKGRNDEAAYAWINFNMRPEVAAKVAGAAGNFTASKGADQLADATLKKQFAESFPDAALKNIKWYPPVPAGIEDIEGRVLDRVKAAQ, encoded by the coding sequence ATGAACCGTTCCTTCCACCGCATTGCCCTGGCCACGCTGGTCCTGTGTGTGACCACCGGCGCCACCGCCCAGGACAAGACCCTGCGACTGCTCACCTGGGGTGGCTACGCCCCCAAAGAGGTGGTGGAGCAGTTCACCAAGGAAACCGGCATCAAGGTCGAGGTCACGCTCTCCAACAACGAAGAGATGATCTCCAAGCTGCGCGCCACCGCCGGCGCGGGCTTCGACCTGGTGCAGCCCAGTCAGGACCGCATCGCCGGCCCGCAGACCGAGTTCAAGATCTACAAGGCGATGGACCTGAAGAAGATCAAGTCCGAGCTGTTCATCCCGTCCATGCTGGACGCCACGAAGAAAAACACCACCGTGGCCGGCAAGGTCTATGGCGTGCCGCACATCTGGGGCACCGACGGCCTGGTGGTCAACACCAAGACCTCCAAGGCCACCGACTACGCCGACCTGTGTGCGGCCGAGAACGCCGGCAAGGTCAGCATGCGCCTGAAGCGCCCCACGCTGATCGCCATGGCGTTTGCCTCCGGCAAAGACCCGTTTGCGCTCTACAACAACCCCAAGGCCTACACCGCGCTCATGGACGACATGGGCAAAAAACTGGCCGAGTGCAAGAAGAACGTGAAGTTCTACTGGGACGGCAAGGACCAGCTGCTCGCCGGCATCCGCTCGGGTGAACTCACCACGGCCATGATGTGGGACACCGGCGGCTGGGAACTGAACAAGGCCAACCCGGACATCAAGTTCGTGGCGCCGAAGTCGGGCGCGCTGGGCTGGGTCGACACCTTCGCGCTGCCCGCCAAGGGCCGCAACGACGAAGCCGCCTACGCCTGGATCAACTTCAACATGCGCCCGGAAGTCGCTGCCAAGGTGGCTGGTGCCGCGGGCAACTTCACCGCCAGCAAAGGCGCCGACCAGCTCGCCGACGCGACACTCAAGAAGCAGTTCGCCGAAAGCTTCCCCGACGCGGCGCTGAAGAACATCAAGTGGTACCCGCCGGTGCCGGCCGGCATCGAAGACATCGAGGGCCGCGTGCTCGACCGCGTCAAAGCCGCCCAATAA